One window of Candidatus Limnocylindrales bacterium genomic DNA carries:
- a CDS encoding Crp/Fnr family transcriptional regulator — MKEQPEKTLKIKEFLKQVPLFTDLEDEEIDLIYQVSRIVHYPPDTLILSEDEPGNRLYVILTGRVKIALWGEEGQEIILSVLKQGEFFGEMSLLDEEPRSANVVTLEDTETISIQRKDFTAQMKKHPGILLKVARELCRRLRNADKKIGDLAFLQVYGRVAQLLMQLASSQGIVTKYGILIPNMPTHREIAANLGSSREAVSRVLSDMKKRGQISTSGRQLILHEKLMDTLD, encoded by the coding sequence ATGAAGGAACAACCGGAAAAAACCCTAAAGATAAAAGAGTTTTTAAAACAAGTTCCTCTTTTTACGGATCTGGAAGATGAGGAGATTGATCTGATCTACCAGGTTTCGCGGATTGTACACTATCCTCCGGACACCCTTATTCTTAGTGAAGATGAACCGGGTAATAGACTCTATGTCATCCTGACCGGAAGGGTCAAAATCGCCCTGTGGGGAGAAGAGGGGCAGGAAATCATTCTTTCAGTTTTAAAACAGGGAGAGTTTTTTGGAGAAATGTCCCTTTTGGATGAAGAACCCCGATCTGCCAATGTGGTTACCCTGGAAGATACCGAAACCATTAGCATCCAACGAAAAGATTTTACCGCTCAGATGAAAAAACACCCCGGGATACTTTTGAAAGTCGCCAGGGAACTTTGTAGAAGGTTACGAAATGCAGATAAAAAGATAGGAGATCTGGCCTTTCTCCAGGTGTATGGACGTGTTGCTCAGCTACTTATGCAACTTGCAAGCTCCCAGGGGATCGTGACCAAATATGGAATCCTCATCCCCAATATGCCAACTCATCGGGAAATAGCAGCCAATTTGGGAAGTTCTCGGGAGGCGGTGTCTCGAGTTTTGAGTGACATGAAAAAAAGAGGTCAAATTTCTACGTCAGGTCGGCAACTCATCCTCCATGAAAAACTCATGGACACTCTGGATTAA
- a CDS encoding histidine kinase, protein MVICFLYALMAGLIHGHSRLKQVSAKVLKAQEEERRRLSRELHDGIGQSMLAIKLNLQMMEEKVKKGIPIGRESLQELILEISNSIEEIRQVAMDLRPSILEHIDLISALEWYGKKFQAKSGIQVKIYAEGPIETSLMVKDNLYRIYQEALSNILKHAKASLVETTLQVRGKILSLKITDDGKGFEVTRLPGTHQGLGLSTIQERTELLGGIFKVMSSKGKGTMLYLEIPFT, encoded by the coding sequence ATGGTGATTTGCTTCCTCTATGCGCTTATGGCCGGGTTGATTCATGGTCATAGTCGCCTGAAGCAGGTTTCGGCAAAAGTCTTAAAGGCTCAGGAAGAGGAGAGAAGGAGGCTTTCCAGGGAGCTTCATGATGGTATAGGACAATCCATGCTGGCTATTAAATTAAATCTTCAAATGATGGAAGAGAAGGTGAAGAAGGGGATTCCCATCGGGCGAGAGTCCCTGCAAGAGCTTATTCTGGAGATTTCTAATTCCATTGAAGAAATACGGCAGGTAGCTATGGACCTGAGACCTTCCATTTTAGAACACATAGATCTGATCAGTGCCCTGGAATGGTATGGAAAAAAATTTCAGGCAAAGTCAGGTATACAGGTAAAGATCTACGCCGAGGGTCCTATAGAAACTTCTCTTATGGTGAAAGACAATTTGTATCGGATTTATCAAGAAGCCCTTAGTAATATCCTTAAACATGCAAAGGCCAGTTTGGTAGAAACCACCCTTCAAGTCCGGGGGAAGATTTTATCTTTAAAGATTACAGATGATGGGAAAGGTTTTGAGGTGACCCGTTTACCGGGAACCCATCAAGGACTCGGGCTTTCTACGATCCAGGAGCGAACCGAACTTTTAGGGGGGATTTTTAAGGTAATGAGTTCAAAGGGGAAAGGGACGATGCTTTACCTTGAAATACCCTTTACCTAA